The proteins below come from a single Jaculus jaculus isolate mJacJac1 chromosome 12, mJacJac1.mat.Y.cur, whole genome shotgun sequence genomic window:
- the Igsf10 gene encoding immunoglobulin superfamily member 10 isoform X2, translated as MSYNKVRKIQKDTFYGLRSLTRLHMDHNSIEFISPGAFYGLPFLRLLHLEGNRLTKLHPDTFVSLKHLQIFKVSFLKYLYLSDNYLTSFPQEMLSSMPDLESLYLHGNPWTCDCHLKWLSDWIQEKPDVIKCKKDRSPRLQQCPLCMDPRVSKGKLLAAVPAAAFLCTKPTIELSLKPENLTVPDDRGSASPLPQDFTAPLGSLTLHMTDMSGHEANVVCNVQKPSRTLPTAFAEEKGHILLNMSFSTSLVCNMDYSHIQPVWQVLALYSDSPLTLERNHLLSKTPQLSYRYEQVAVRPEDTFTNIEVDVGADPAWLMQDRISLQLDRTATTLTKLQIWFSSDAQVTLPKAEVTLERLKWTMILRTNTTKLEHTVLTGGTIALDCPGQGDPSPHLEWLLADGSKVRAPYVSEDGRILIDKSGKLELQMADSFDTGTYHCVSTNYDDADLLTYRITVVEPSVESTGENEIRRMVVAGETLDLPCPSSGIPDASISWVLPGNIVLSQSSRDKHVLQDGTLRILQVTPRDQGHYYCIAANPSGVESLIFEVSVKLKGPRLVEHDGETDGSGGEEPNPHALSKESPSPKFSALASASAGTKAETPALSRSKKDHRVVSPWRRGDSANHQRVRENRRQFPPFARRIDPQHWAALLEKAKKNAASEKPDKKIKGPPPLAAPLLKIAGDGEDLSGMISPDEEFLVLETAVPSVLPRTLTADVTTMFHGLVTNRTSGTDVFPTVSPQRPQAKDLADFQQSDVISTTAMSGNTYPVTASTVESSTSQNSTPTFSLRPGVSGFQDAGQVGRRGEPSQRAYPVTEWTVVTDSDLKIPSSTTIKADAILESVSPTNGHQTPSITVREARGSHLYSHNTAEPSTTRLPLDRHIAPFPSQMTRNNTTNFPLLRRSGRRRKIWGRGRIISPYGSPVLRRHRYRMVRPVLSGAASRSVSASPATELHEICLSCPPTESPTSPTVALPVPGSSPNTILKATVAQPTALARHPSLLPENKESVSIAKATPTMTPSGAGSTRVIPTLAIVASAPASTANDIFANNNAPRAASTREAKGEMVRTPPLSDVLTKPSVPTKEASTWFADRKNPWYQVFSNNPNQKGILKNLNKSDLQKSIATVSPKISPVLPTEKVFLSYSTTFSENQMQILPSVHPNPTEIHSTGSLPAGKGSPSPSLPPLLPSLPIKGRRAESFPLVEMAPLATPTTPTSAGSHKTQTAATKVGQDQRTKEPQNHSDPNTTAGRSGDFTESPAVTAGVPPGSSALTALTAKTRRDFETLRGTVASARAVVSPSREGSTAARTALAPRPAPGPPLVPSRPSPAFTHSPVAGDLAVPSQVTADPVATVYASSGSPDLQRSPGQVTTSPEAHPPPELVPRRTHFASSNLSHPNPVPSLRITRPPKPEAKPSPWSENPLQHQSFSERVEKGKKAVTSTLPSLSLPEATARDVQWEGRRNAKTGFDKKAVPDTPSGPLPSHAVPGNVFKKPRIVGGKAASFTIPANSDAFLPCEAAGNPLPSIHWARISSVLGLTDRTPKSRFQVLPNGTLSIQRVSIQDRGQYVCSASNPLGTDHLHVTLSVVSYPPRILDRQTKEITAHSGSSVKLKCKVEGRPRPTVSWILANQTVVSETPEEQAKALVTSDGTLVIRNLSIYDRGFYKCVARNAAGQDSLLVRLQVIAAPPVILEEKRQVIAGTQGDSLKLPCTVKGTPRPLVHWVLSDGTEVRTSQLTSSRLLLHSNGTLHIRNIVPSDRGTYECIATSSSGSERRVVILSVQERETLPRIEAASQKRTEVNLGDKLLLNCSASGDPKPRIIWRLPSKAVIDQWHRMGSRIHVYPNGSLFIGSVTEKDAGNYLCVARNNRGDDLTLMHVSLRLTPAKINPKHHFKKQVLHGKDFQVDCKASGSPVPEISWSLPDGTVINNAMQADDSGHRTKRYTLFHNGTLYFNKAGVAEEGDYTCYAQNTLGKDEMKVHLTVVTPTPRVSQGYKSNVRIKAGDTAVLDCDATRDPKPKIYWMLPSRDMISFSKDRYMFHANGSLSIHRVKLLDSGDYVCVARNPSGDHTKRYNLDVISKPPLINGLYTNTTINATAVRHSRKHFDCRADGMPSPQIMWIMPGNIFLTAPYYGSRITVHKNGTLEIRNVRLSDSARFICVARNEGGESVLVVQLEVLEMLRRPTFRNPFNAKVVAQRGKPTTLNCSVDGNPPPEIIWILPNGTQFSNSPQDSQYLIASNGSLIIYKTTRSHAGKYRCAARNKVGYIEKLILLEIGQKPVILTSALGAVKGIGGESLALHCVTDGIPKPQVEWTTPSGHVIHSPRASGRYVLHENGTLVIKAAAAADGGNYVCEAHNSVGHALITVPVAIVAYPPRIVTGPPKSVLARTGVAFRLHCVALGVPKPEVTWEIPGHSSLSKMGKGRTHGSETLHPHGALVIQNPQASDSGLYRCLAKNPLGSDYAATYIQVL; from the exons ATGAGCTATAACAAAGTCCGAAAGATTCAGAAAGATACTTTTTATGGCCTCAGAAGTTTGACCCGGCTGCACATGGACCACAACAGTATTGAGTTCATAAGCCCAGGGGCATTTTATGGCCTCCCCTTCCTACGCCTGCTGCACTTAGAAGGAAATCGGCTCACTAAACTCCACCCAGACACATTTGTCTCCTTGAAGCACCTCCAGATATTCAAAGTATCTTTCCTTAAGTACCTGTACTTGTCCGATAACTATCTGACCTCCTTCCCTCAAGAGATGCTCTCCTCTATGCCAGACTTAGAAAGCCTCTATCTGCATGGAAATCCATGGACCTGTGACTGCCATTTAAAGTGGTTGTCGGACTGGATACAGGAGAAGCCAG AtgtaatcaaatgcaagaaagacaGAAGTCCCCGTCTTCAGCAGTGTCCCCTCTGCATGGACCCCAGGGTCTCCAAAGGCAAGCTCCTTGCTGCAGTCCCAGCAGCAGCTTTCCTGTGCACAAAGCCAACCATTGAGCTGTCCCTGAAACCAGAGAACCTGACTGTTCCAGATGACAGGGGATCTGCCTCCCCTTTGCCTCAAGATTTTACAGCGCCTTTGGGCTCCCTGACTTTGCATATGACAGACATGTCTGGACATGAGGCTAACGTGGTCTGCAATGTACAGAAGCCCTCCAGAACACTGCCCACTGCATTCGCAGAAGAAAAGGGACACATCCTGCTAAACATGTCATTTTCGACATCTCTGGTGTGCAACATGGATTACAGTCACATCCAGCCAGTGTGGCAGGTTTTGGCTCTGTACAGTGAttctcctctgactcttgaaagAAACCACTTGCTCTCTAAAACTCCACAGCTGTCTTACAGGTATGAGCAGGTGGCTGTTCGACCTGAAGACACATTTACTAACATCGAGGTAGACGTCGGGGCAGATCCTGCATGGTTAATGCAGGACCGAATATCCTTGCAGCTGGACAGGACTGCCACCACACTCACTAAGTTGCAGATCTGGTTCTCAAGTGACGCTCAAGTCACTTTACCAAAGGCAGAGGTGACGCTAGAGAGACTCAAATGGACCATGATTCTGAGGACTAACACCACCAAACTGGAACACACTGTTTTGACTGGCGGCACCATTGCCCTGGACTGCCCAGGACAAGGTGACCCTTCACCTCACTTGGAGTGGCTTCTAGCTGACGGAAGTAAAGTGAGGGCCCCGTATGTTAGCGAAGATGGACGGATACTTATCGACAAAAGTGGAAAGCTGGAACTGCAGATGGCTGATAGCTTTGACACGGGCACATACCACTGTGTAAGCACCAATTATGATGATGCAGACCTTCTCACATATAGGATAACTGTGGTAGAGCCCAGTGTAGAATCCACAGGAGAAAATGAGATTCGCCGAATGGTTGTTGCTGGCGAAACACTCGATCTTCCATGCCCTTCTtctggaattccagatgcttCCATCAGCTGGGTTCTTCCAGGAAACATTGTGCTCTCTCAGTCCTCACGAGATAAACACGTTCTTCAAGATGGCACATTAAGAATATTACAAGTGACCCCAAGAGACCAAGGTCATTATTATTGTATAGCAGCCAATCCATCAGGGGTTGAATCTTTGATTTTTGAAGTATCAGTCAAATTGAAAGGTCCCAGGTTAGTGGAACATGATGGGGAAACAGATGGATCTGGAGGTGAGGAGCCCAATCCCCATGCTCTCTCTAAGGAGTCACCATCTCCAAAATTCTCTGCATTAGCATCAGCCTCGGCGGGGACCAAGGCTGAAACACCAGCCTTGAGCAGAAGTAAGAAGGACCACCGGGTGGTCTCGCCATGGCGGCGTGGAGATTCCGCAAACCACCAGCGTGTCAGGGAGAATAGGAGACAGTTCCCTCCCTTTGCACGAAGAATTGATCCACAGCACTGGGCAGCACTTTTGGAGAAAGCCAAAAAGAATGCTGCGTCAGAGAAACCAGATAAGAAGATCAAAGGGCCACCGCCCCTGGCCGCTCCACTGCTAAAAATAGCTGGTGATGGTGAAGACCTTTCAGGCATGATTTCCCCAGATGAAGAGTTCTTGGTTCTGGAAACGGCAGTCCCCAGTGTCTTACCAAGGACCCTGACTGCTGATGTTACAACAATGTTTCATGGCCTTGTGACAAATAGAACTTCTGGCACAGATGTCTTCCCAACTGTGAGTCCTCAAAGACCACAAGCCAAGGACCTTGCAGATTTCCAACAATCTGATGTTATTAGCACTACAGCTATGTCAGGGAATACATACCCAGTGACAGCAAGCACAGTAGAAAGCTCAACCAGCCAGAATTCAACTCCCACCTTCTCTCTGCGACCCGGAGTGTCTGGATTTCAGGATGCTGGCCAGGTAGGGAGAAGAGGAGAACCTTCTCAAAGGGCATACCCAGTGACAGAGTGGACTGTGGTCACAGACAGTGACCTGAAAATTCCTAGCAGCACCACCATCAAAGCTGATGCGATCTTAGAATCAGTAAGTCCCACCAATGGCCATCAGACACCTTCCATCACAGTCAGAGAAGCCAGGGGTAGCCATCTGTATTCTCATAACACTGCAGAGCCTAGTACCACCAGGCTGCCTTTGGATCGTCACATTGCTCCTTTTCCCTCTCAGATGACTAGAAACAATACAACTAACTTTCCGCTCTTGAGACGCTCTGGGAGGCGAAGGAAAATTTGGGGCCGAGGGCGAATTATCAGCCCTTATGGAAGCCCAGTTCTCCGGAGGCATAGATATAGGATGGTGAGGCCAGTACTCAGTGGAGCTGCTAGCCGAAGTGTGAGTGCATCTCCAGCCACAGAGCTCCATGAGATATGCCTATCCTGTCCTCCCACAGAAAGCCCCACCTCGCCTACAGTAGCTCTGCCTGTTCCAGGCTCATCCCCCAACACCATCCTCAAAGCCACAGTAGCCCAACCTACAGCCCTAGCCAGGCATCCTTCATTACTACCTGAGAACAAAGAAAGCGTCAGCATTGCTAAAGCAACACCCACGATGACACCTTCCGGTGCTGGAAGCACCCGAGTGATTCCCACTCTTGCAATCGTGGCTTCTGCCCCTGCGTCTACAGCCAATGACATCTTCGCCAATAACAATGCCCCACGTGCAGCTAGCACCAGAGAAGCTAAAGGAGAGATGGTGAGGACACCACCACTTTCAGATGTCCTCACCAAGCCGTCAGTGCCCACAAAGGAGGCCAGTACTTGGTTTGCAGACAGAAAAAATCCCTGGTACCAGGTGTTCTCAAACAACCCTAACCAAAAAGGAATATTGAAGAATCTGAATAAATCTGACTTACAGAAGAGCATAGCCACAGTGTCTCCTAAAATATCACCTGTTTTACCTACAGAAAAAGTTTTCCTCTCATATTCAACAACGTTCTCAGAAAATCAGATGCAAATTCTGCCTTCAGTACACCCCAATCCCACAGAAATACACAGCACTGGAAGTCTCCCCGCAGGAAAGGGGTCACCCTCTCCATCCTTACCCCCCTTGCTTCCTAGTCTCCCAATCAAAGGACGCAGGGCAGAAAGCTTCCCGTTGGTAGAGATGGCTCCACTGGCAACCCCCACCACCCCCACGTCTGCTGGTAGCCATAAAACCCAGACAGCAGCAACCAAGGTGGGACAAGACCAGAGAACAAAGGAGCCGCAGAACCACAGCGACCCAAACACCACTGCAGGCCGGAGCGGGGACTTCACGGAGTCCCCGGCTGTGACAGCTGGTGTCCCTCCAGGAAGTTCGGCTCTGACAGCTCTAACTGCAAAGACGCGGCGAGACTTTGAGACGTTGAGGGGCACGGTGGCGTCAGCAAGGGCTGTGGTCAGCCCGTCCCGTGAGGGCAGCACGGCGGCCAGGACGGCCTTGGCCCCACGGCCGGCCCCGGGCCCTCCCCTCGTGCCCAGTCGCCCCTCCCCTGCCTTTACTCACAGTCCAGTTGCAGGGGACCTGGCAGTTCCTtcccaggtgactgcagatcccGTGGCCACAGTGTATGCATCCTCAGGCTCTCCAGATCTTCAGCGGTCCCCAGGGCAGGTCACCACCTCTCCAGAGGCTCACCCACCTCCTGAGCTCGTGCCTAGAAGGACTCATTTTGCCTCCTCTAATCTCTCACATCCTAACCCTGTGCCCTCACTGAGAATAACTAGACCACCAAAACCAGAAGCAAAGCCGTCTCCCTGGTCAGAAAATCCGCTTCAGCACCAGTCATTCTCAGAACGTGTTGAAAAGGGCAAAAAGGCAGTGACCAGCACGTTGCCCTCTCTCAGCTTGCCCGAGGCCACAGCTCGTGACGTGCAGTGGGAGGGACGGAGGAATGCCAAGACAGGCTTTGATAAGAAAGCAGTCCCAGACACACCTTCCGGACCCCTGCCCTCCCACGCTGTGCCTGGGAATGTCTTTAAGAAGCCCAGAATAGTTGGAGGAAAAGCAGCCAGTTTTACCATTCCGGCTAACTCAGATGCCTTCCTTCCCTGTGAGGCTGCTGGGAACCCTCTGCCTTCTATTCACTGGGCCAGAATCTCATCAG TCCTTGGACTTACTGACAGGACACCAAAAAGCAGGTTCCAAGTGCTTCCCAATGGTACCTTGTCCATTCAGAGAGTCAGCATTCAGGACCGTGGACAGTACGTGTGCTCCGCTTCCAATCCACTTGGTACAGACCACCTCCACGTCACCCTGTCTGTAGTGTCCTATCCCCCCAGGATCCTGGACAGACAGACTAAGGAGATCACAGCTCATTCCGGAAGTTCCGTGAAACTGAAATGCAAGGTGGAAGGCAGGCCACGCCCTACGGTTTCCTGGATTCTTGCAAACCAAACAGTGGTCTCCGAAACACCTGAGGAGCAGGCGAAGGCCCTAGTCACATCGGATGGGACGCTGGTCATCCGTAACCTGAGCATTTATGACCGTGGCTTTTACAAATGTGTGGCCAGAAACGCAGCCGGCCAGGACTCACTGCTGGTGAGGCTCCAGGTCATCGCAGCACCTCCTGTTATTCTAGAGGAAAAGAGACAAGTTATTGCTGGGACTCAGGGTGACAGTTTGAAGTTGCCCTGTACTGTGAAGGGAACACCTCGGCCCCTTGTTCACTGGGTCCTGTCTGATGGGACTGAGGTACGAACATCACAGCTTACCAGTTCCAGGTTGCTCTTGCATTCAAATGGGACTTTGCATATTAGAAACATTGTCCCTTCAGACAGGGGCACTTACGAATGCATAGCCACGAGCTCCTCTGGCTCCGAGAGAAGGGTGGTGATCCTTTCCGTGCAAGAGCGAGAGACCCTTCCCAGGATCGAAGCTGCCTCTCAGAAACGGACAGAGGTGAACTTGGGGGACAAATTGCTACTAAACTGCTCAGCCTCTGGGGATCCCAAGCCCAGAATAATCTGGAGGTTACCATCCAAAGCCGTCATTGACCAATGGCACAG AATGGGCAGCCGTATCCACGTCTACCCAAACGGATCCCTGTTCATTGGCTCTGTGACAGAAAAAGATGCTGGGAACTACTTGTGTGTGGCCAGAAACAACAGGGGAGATGATCTGACCCTGATGCACGTGAGCCTGCGACTGACACCTGCCAAAATTAACCCGAAGCATCACTTTAAAAAGCAAGTGCTTCATGGGAAAGATTTCCAGGTGGACTGCAAAGCTTCAGGCTCCCCTGTGCCCGAGATATCCTGGAGTTTGCCTGATGGAACAGTGATAAACAACGCAATGCAAGCTGATGACAGTGGCCACAGGACCAAGAGGTAcacccttttccacaatggaaccTTGTATTTCAACAAAGCTGGGGTTGCCGAGGAAGGCGATTACACTTGTTATGCACAGAACACGTTGGGGAAGGATGAAATGAAAGTCCATCTAACAGTGGTCACGCCCACCCCACGGGTAAGTCAGGGCTACAAGAGCAACGTGAGGATTAAAGCTGGAGACACAGCTGTCCTGGACTGTGATGCCACCAGGGATCCCAAACCAAAAATATATTGGATGCTACCTTCCAGAGACATGATTTCATTCTCCAAGGACAGGTACATGTTTCATGCCAACGGGTCCTTATCTATCCACAGAGTGAAACTGCTTGATTCTGgagattatgtgtgtgtggcCCGAAATCCCAGTGGGGATCACACCAAAAGGTACAACCTGGATGTCATCTCGAAGCCTCCATTGATTAATGGTCTGTACACAAACACAACGATTAATGCCACTGCCGTTCGGCACTCCAGGAAGCACTTTGACTGCCGAGCAGACGGGATGCCATCTCCTCAGATTATGTGGATCATGCCAGGCAACATTTTCCTCACCGCCCCATACTATGGCAGCAGGATCACAGTCCATAAAAATGGGACCTTGGAAATTAGGAACGTGAGGCTTTCGGACTCGGCCCGTTTCATTTGTGTGGCTCGGAATGAAGGAGGAGAGAGCGTGTTGGTAGTACAGTTGGAAGTCCTGGAAATGCTGAGAAGACCCACATTCAGAAATCCGTTCAATGCAAAAGTAGTCGCCCAGCGAGGCAAGCCCACAACACTGAACTGTTCTGTGGACGGGAACCCACCCCCCGAAATCATCTGGATTTTACCAAATGGCACACAATTTTCTAATAGCCCACAGGACTCTCAGTATCTCATAGCAAGCAATGGCTCTCTCATTATTTACAAAACCACCAGAAGCCATGCAGGAAAATACCGGTGTGCAGCTAGAAATAAAGTTGGCTACATTGAGAAACTGATTCTGTTGGAGATTGGCCAGAAGCCGGTTATTCTGACATCTGCCCTGGGCGCGGTGAAGGGGATAGGTGGAGAGTCCCTAGCTCTGCACTGCGTGACTGATGGGATTCCTAAGCCACAGGTCGAGTGGACCACGCCGAGTGGGCATGTGATCCACAGCCCTCGGGCCAGTGGGAGGTACGTACTGCATGAAAACGGCACCTTGGTCAtcaaagcagcagcagctgccGACGGAGGCAATTACGTGTGTGAGGCTCACAACAGTGTTGGCCACGCACTGATTACCGTCCCAGTTGCCATTGTGGCCTATCCTCCCCGAATTGTGACCGGCCCGCCTAAGAGCGTCCTCGCGAGGACAGGAGTGGCTTTCAGGCTCCACTGTGTGGCGCTGGGAGTCCCCAAGCCAGAGGTCACCTGGGAGATCCCTGGGCACTCCTCGCTCTCAAAGATGGGTAAAGGAAGGACTCATGGAAGTGAGACGCTTCACCCCCACGGCGCCCTCGTCATTCAGAATCCCCAGGCCTCGGATTCTGGACTGTACAGGTGCCTAGCCAAGAACCCACTTGGTAGCGACTATGCAGCAACTTAtattcaagtactctga